One window of the uncultured Paludibaculum sp. genome contains the following:
- a CDS encoding DUF3500 domain-containing protein: MRFWAAFPLLLVASLVWAHDDHALPRMVSTARNFLASLTPEQRAAVVFPFEDDERFFWHYIPSADIPKRYERPRKGLTLSEMSPHQKALASALLSAGLSQQGFIKTTTIMSLEDILRIMEKDTAGRRNPERYHFSIFGEPSATGTWAYRIEGHHVSLHFTVVKGKATGNPTFLGSNPGEVKEGPRAGLRVLGAEEDKGRALMTALSPDQRKVALVAEKAYADILTERSRKAALTGQPSGLIESKMTADQRKLLATLIDEYIENLPGELAEQRRQRVKEAGQTVYFAWAGEVEKGRPHYYRVQSPTFLIEYDNTQNNANHIHSVWRDFEDDFGVDLLKEHYASAAKEHGHDPHH, from the coding sequence ATGCGTTTCTGGGCCGCGTTTCCCCTTTTGCTTGTGGCGTCCCTCGTGTGGGCGCACGACGACCACGCACTGCCGCGAATGGTATCCACCGCCAGGAACTTCCTGGCGTCCCTTACGCCGGAGCAACGGGCCGCCGTTGTCTTCCCGTTTGAGGACGATGAGCGCTTCTTCTGGCACTACATCCCCAGCGCCGACATCCCCAAGCGCTATGAGCGGCCCCGCAAGGGCCTGACTCTATCCGAGATGTCGCCGCACCAGAAGGCGCTGGCTTCCGCGCTGCTCAGCGCCGGTCTCAGCCAGCAGGGCTTCATCAAGACCACTACCATCATGAGCCTGGAGGACATCCTGCGCATCATGGAGAAGGACACCGCCGGCCGCCGCAACCCGGAGCGCTATCACTTCAGCATCTTCGGCGAACCGTCGGCCACCGGCACGTGGGCGTACCGCATTGAGGGGCATCACGTGAGCCTCCACTTCACGGTGGTGAAGGGCAAAGCGACGGGCAACCCGACGTTCCTGGGTTCGAATCCTGGTGAAGTGAAGGAGGGGCCCCGCGCCGGGCTGCGGGTGCTGGGGGCCGAGGAAGACAAGGGCCGGGCACTGATGACCGCCCTGAGCCCGGATCAACGTAAGGTGGCCCTGGTGGCCGAGAAGGCCTATGCCGACATCCTCACCGAGCGCAGCCGGAAGGCGGCCCTGACTGGCCAACCCAGCGGGCTGATTGAGTCCAAAATGACGGCGGACCAGCGTAAGTTGTTGGCCACGCTCATTGATGAGTACATCGAGAACCTGCCTGGGGAACTGGCCGAGCAGCGGCGCCAAAGGGTGAAAGAGGCCGGGCAGACCGTGTATTTTGCGTGGGCCGGGGAGGTGGAGAAGGGCCGACCGCACTACTATCGCGTGCAGTCGCCCACCTTCCTGATCGAATATGACAACACCCAGAACAACGCGAACCACATCCATAGTGTATGGAGGGACTTCGAAGACGATTTCGGCGTGGATCTGTTGAAGGAGCATTACGCGTCGGCGGCGAAGGAGCACGGCCACGATCCGCACCATTGA
- a CDS encoding M23 family metallopeptidase, whose translation MNQPYFIVVLAHSLHGRLRRFQIDQKVIFAVLGLALLGGFTLFGMVSSYVRMAWKVGNYNSLREETEFLRARYQKLLTEANQTNEQMARLQMFASEVSVAYGLNKRQGTTADTTMASIGQMPTMPTLRETLEEYNRLNTASLGTGGRFSSRRWLVNTTPGLWPVMGRLLSSFGTREDPFFSHQAFHTGVDISAPQGTPVHVAADGVVTEANWGGAYGKLIVVDHLNGLQTYYAHLSRIDVIPNQEVKMGQVIGGTGATGRATAPHLHYEVRRGGAPVNPHYYLEKSALATASPARDFAF comes from the coding sequence ATGAATCAGCCCTACTTCATCGTAGTTCTGGCTCACTCCCTCCATGGGCGTCTCCGCCGCTTCCAAATCGACCAGAAAGTGATTTTTGCCGTTCTCGGTTTGGCCTTGCTGGGCGGGTTCACGCTGTTTGGAATGGTCTCCAGCTACGTGCGGATGGCTTGGAAGGTGGGCAACTACAACAGTTTGCGGGAAGAGACCGAGTTCCTGCGGGCCCGCTACCAGAAGCTTCTCACAGAGGCGAACCAGACCAACGAGCAGATGGCCAGGCTGCAGATGTTCGCATCGGAAGTCTCGGTTGCCTACGGCCTGAACAAGCGGCAGGGGACCACCGCCGACACCACGATGGCGTCGATCGGGCAGATGCCGACTATGCCGACCCTGCGTGAAACGCTCGAAGAATACAACAGGCTCAATACAGCTTCCCTAGGTACAGGTGGCCGTTTCTCCAGCCGTCGCTGGCTGGTGAACACGACGCCCGGGCTGTGGCCTGTCATGGGCCGGCTGCTGAGCAGTTTCGGGACCCGCGAGGATCCGTTCTTCTCCCACCAGGCGTTCCATACCGGTGTCGACATCTCCGCGCCCCAAGGCACCCCGGTTCATGTGGCGGCTGACGGTGTCGTCACGGAAGCGAATTGGGGCGGCGCCTACGGCAAATTGATCGTCGTCGACCACCTCAATGGCCTGCAGACGTATTACGCCCACCTCTCCCGCATCGACGTCATTCCCAACCAGGAAGTGAAGATGGGGCAGGTGATTGGCGGCACCGGAGCCACCGGCCGGGCCACGGCCCCTCACCTCCACTACGAGGTCCGGCGGGGCGGCGCGCCGGTGAATCCGCACTACTATCTGGAAAAATCCGCGCTGGCGACGGCAAGTCCGGCGCGCGACTTTGCTTTCTAG
- a CDS encoding M48 family metallopeptidase: protein MTDRILLLVTMAALAASGLLVRAGKIDDKQDLESVARLWGDVFWDASRATGKVAHVSIAQEVALGDQLAGSAAGLWTSDYETRGRVLIMVGRLSPHVRRRMPYTAHVIASQEVNAFSLPGGHVYVTSGLLGFTRNDDELAGVIGHEMAHIDLEHCLDQHRYEAALSGHGVPAAGVLLDMVRQAAAITYSQQQEFDADARGAYLAALAGYDPKAMVGVFQRLDAETRNSPVQGLLRPYFASHPSSAERADRLAKVTAQPVDR from the coding sequence ATGACCGATCGAATTCTGCTGCTTGTCACGATGGCCGCGCTGGCTGCTTCGGGGCTTTTGGTGCGTGCCGGCAAAATCGACGACAAACAGGATCTGGAATCGGTTGCCAGGCTGTGGGGTGATGTCTTCTGGGATGCGTCGCGAGCCACCGGCAAGGTGGCGCATGTGTCGATTGCGCAAGAGGTTGCACTGGGCGACCAGTTGGCCGGTTCCGCCGCGGGCCTGTGGACGTCGGACTACGAAACTCGAGGGCGGGTGCTCATCATGGTGGGCCGCCTCAGCCCCCACGTGCGGCGGCGGATGCCGTATACCGCTCATGTGATTGCCAGCCAGGAAGTGAACGCCTTTTCTTTGCCGGGTGGTCACGTCTACGTCACTTCAGGTCTGCTGGGCTTCACCCGCAACGACGATGAACTGGCAGGTGTAATTGGCCACGAAATGGCCCATATTGACCTGGAGCATTGCCTGGATCAGCACCGCTACGAAGCGGCGCTGTCCGGGCACGGCGTTCCAGCGGCTGGTGTCCTTCTCGACATGGTTCGTCAGGCGGCCGCAATCACCTACAGCCAGCAGCAGGAGTTTGACGCTGACGCACGCGGAGCTTACCTGGCCGCGCTAGCGGGTTACGATCCAAAAGCAATGGTCGGCGTCTTCCAGCGCTTGGACGCGGAGACGCGCAATTCGCCGGTGCAAGGACTGCTCCGACCCTACTTTGCCTCTCACCCTTCGTCCGCCGAGCGAGCAGATCGTCTGGCGAAAGTAACCGCCCAGCCGGTGGATCGATAA